A genomic stretch from Mya arenaria isolate MELC-2E11 chromosome 10, ASM2691426v1 includes:
- the LOC128205673 gene encoding kinesin-like protein KIF15, whose translation MFKATLEKDYKWLADKLDKELSNLQSDKNSFPKRVSQIIKMQLDPLVHGFGEGTTFDENSPDDIAKTLGKTLRTLDVRCHQALNEPIRTPRRPLHVMIKGKMIQAEHLKVQPTPRGDNHTKEQDNLKTKNRELKKQVQELAKVKTENEKLADRVKKQRERLQECSKATRETKKLQEELERCKRENEQLKGKVDTLQEQFYT comes from the coding sequence ATGTTCAAGGCCACACTTGAAAAAGACTACAAATGGCTTGCTGATAAACTGGACAAAGAGTTATCCAATCTGCAGAGTGATAAAAACAGTTTTCCAAAGAGAGTTTCCCAGATTATCAAAATGCAACTGGATCCACTTGTACACGGTTTTGGAGAAGGTACGACTTTTGATGAGAATTCTCCAGATGATATTGCTAAGACTCTTGGTAAAACCTTGAGGACGCTGGATGTAAGATGTCACCAAGCTTTGAATGAGCCGATCAGAACACCAAGAAGACCTCTCCATGTAATGATAAAAGGCAAGATGATTCAAGCTGAACACCTTAAGGTCCAACCAACACCAAGAGGCGACAACCACACCAAAGAACAGGACAATCTTAAAACTAAAAACAGAGAACTTAAGAAACAAGTGCAAGAGCTGGCTAAAGTCAAAACTGAAAATGAGAAACTTGCAGATAGAGTTAAGAAACAGAGAGAACGGTTGCAGGAGTGCAGTAAGGCGACAAGAGAGACAAAGAAACTCCAGGAGGAGCTGGAGAGATGCAAGAGAGAGAATGAACAGCTGAAAGGCAAGGTGGACACGCTGCAGGAACAGTTTTATACATGA
- the LOC128205670 gene encoding uncharacterized protein LOC128205670, with the protein MDPKERDALDKCFHDFRKDLILSGTFLHSLYVDKIITEAHIQQINSKDSEEAKVTLLMSILPRRGPNAYKIFLAILKKDNDWLAGKLELELSNLKSDRQSFPKRVSEIIKLQLNPLLHGSREGPTFDENCPDEVIKVLEKSLRTLDVKCQKALNEPVAKSQRVPLPLMIKGKMIQIEHKKVQQPPIDNNNSKETEHEKVQATPRDDDIAKKVDILKTKNRELKKDVKDQARLKTENEKLTERVRKLRGQTQEASKMKKEIMKLTNKLENTEREKEKLKEQVNTLKFWGNKP; encoded by the exons ATGGATCCAAAAGAAAGAGATGCCTTGGACAAGTGTTTTCACGATTTTCGAAAAGACTTGATTTTGAGCGGAACATTCCTTCACTCTCTGTATGTTGACAAGATTATTACTGAGGCACATATCCAGCAAATTAAC AGCAAGGACAGTGAAGAGGCGAAAGTGACCCTCCTTATGTCAATTCTTCCTCGCAGGGGTCCTAATGCGTACAAAATATTCTTGGCCATTCTCAAAAAAGACAATGATTGGCTTGCTGGAAAACTGGAGTTGGAATTATCAAATCTGAAGAGTGATAGACAAAGCTTTCCAAAAAGAGTTTCCGAGATTATCAAATTGCAGCTCAATCCACTCTTACATGGTTCTAGGGAAGGTCCTACCTTCGATGAGAATTGTCCAGATGAGGTTATTAAGGTTCTAGAGAAGTCGTTGAGGACACTGGATGTCAAATGTCAAAAAGCTTTGAATGAGCCAGTAGCCAAAAGCCAGAGAGTTCCTCTCCCTTTGATGATTAAAGGCAAGATGATCCAAATAGAACACAAAAAGGTCCAACAACCACCGATAGACAATAACAACTCTAAGGAAACAGAGCACGAAAAGGTCCAAGCAACACCCAGAGACGATGACATCGCTAAGAAAGTGgacattcttaaaacaaaaaacagagaACTTAAGAAAGATGTGAAAGACCAGGCTAGACTCAAAACTGAGAACGAGAAACTCACAGAAAGAGTTAGGAAACTGCGGGGACAAACACAGGAGGCCAGTaagatgaaaaaagaaataatgaaactCACAAACAAGCTGGAAAACACTGAGAGAGAGAAAGAAAAGCTGAAAGAGCAGGTTAACACGCTGAAGTTTTGGGGGAATAAGCCATGA